A stretch of Cicer arietinum cultivar CDC Frontier isolate Library 1 chromosome 5, Cicar.CDCFrontier_v2.0, whole genome shotgun sequence DNA encodes these proteins:
- the LOC101495468 gene encoding LOW QUALITY PROTEIN: uncharacterized protein (The sequence of the model RefSeq protein was modified relative to this genomic sequence to represent the inferred CDS: inserted 1 base in 1 codon), protein MVNPVNIHQSASKMNFGTGSSSTNSSKTWDVCNGGNVLCCKVDGNEKFALFGGKGVEVNIWDLANETKIWNAKSPPKNSLGIFTPTWFTSVSFLSKDDHRKFVAGTNNHQVRLYDISAQRRPVLSIDFRETPIKALAEDIDGNTIYXGNGSGDMASVDIRTGKMLGCFTGKCSGSIRSIVRHPELPVVASCGLDGYLRLWDTKTRQLLSSVFLKQHVLFYSNFVVEDTPKGADSLPYKKHNNSHILHSSNF, encoded by the exons ATGGTGAACCCAGTTAACATTCATCAATCTGCAAGCAAGATG aattttggaACAGGATCTTCCTCTACTAATTCTTCAAAAACCTGGGATGTATGTAATGGTGGTAACGTCTTGTGTTGCAAGGTGGACGGAAATGAGAAGTTTGCTTTATTTGGAGGGAAAGGTGTTGAAGTCAATATTTGGGATCTTGCTAATGAGACTAAGATCTGGAATGCCAAATCTCCTCCTAAAAACAGCCTTGGTATATTTACACCTACCTGGTTCACATCTGTTTCATTTCTCAGTAAAGATGACCATCGAAAATTTGTTGCTGGAACCAATAACCATCAGGTTCGTCTTTATGACATATCTGCTCAGAGGAGGCCTGTTCTCTCTATTGACTTTCGTGAGACACCAATTAAAGCACTGGCAGAGGATATAGATGGCAATACAATCT TAGGGAATGGATCTGGTGACATGGCTTCTGTTGATATACGCACAGGAAAAATGCTAGGATGTTTTACTGGAAAATGCTCTGGAAGCATCAGGTCCATTGTCAGGCATCCTGAGCTACCTGTGGTAGCTTCATGTGGACTGGATGGCTATTTACGACTTTGGGATACCAAGACAAGACAACTTCTTTCTTCTGTTTTCCTTAAGCAGCATGTTCTTTTTTACTCCAATTTCGTTGTTGAAGATACGCCCAAAGGAGCGGATTCGCTACCATATAAGAAACACAACAATTCACATATTTTACATTcttcaaacttttaa
- the LOC101501612 gene encoding uncharacterized protein: MMECNKDEAVRAKEIAERKFSEREYIGAKKFALKAQNLYPDLEDISQFLTTIDIYISAENKVSGEMDWYGILGVSPFADEEIVRRQYRKLALTLHPDKNKALGAEGAFKLVSEAWSLLSDKTKRLEYNQKRSVKGFQHNTPNRAGPPSGAPSSNGYYHYKKNATSNARTGNNNARAPATSVPPQKKAETFWTICNRCRTHYEYLRVYLNHTLLCPNCNEAFVAVERGPPPNVFKPSSLSSHQQHQSSRRQAGSNNTNLQWGSHSRMAGFGSTDGSSSVAAQAASVVQKASEKVKREGAPSIAEWERIQMSKRADGSFHKVEKPMKKMKTDDIRINGYAGYMASHMATGHGAAGLGSSSESGKANIETERIYGFSGLAGKHYSTRELPLFDLRNMLINKAQNEIRKKLEEWRLTAEAKVINKDKENKRHKNTLNDKTTVSEKYQQSNVNGNKHFDIDSLPVTSDDTVKKSQAYVTINVPDPDFHNFDLDRAESSFAEDQVWAAYDDDDGMPRYYARIHKVISIEPFRMRISWLNSRNNSELGPIDWVGSGFYKTCGDFRTGKHEVTESLNSFSHKVRWTKGTRGVVRIFPGKGEVWALYRNWSPDWNEHTPDEVIHKYDMVEVLDDFSEEQGISVTPLVKVSGFRTVFQRHKDQNEVKRIPKEEMFRFSHQVPNHLLTGKEAQNAPMGCRELDPAATPLDLLQTETEANESTGNNV, from the coding sequence ATGATGGAGTGCAACAAAGATGAGGCAGTTAGGGCCAAAGAAATAGCAGAGAGGAAATTTTCTGAAAGAGAATATATTGGTGCAAAGAAATTTGCTCTCAAGGCTCAAAATTTGTATCCTGATTTGGAGGATATTTCCCAGTTTTTGACTACTATTGATATTTATATCTCTGCTGAGAACAAAGTAAGTGGAGAAATGGATTGGTATGGTATACTTGGAGTGAGCCCCTTTGCTGACGAAGAGATTGTTAGAAGGCAGTACAGGAAGCTAGCTCTCACCCTTCACCCTGACAAAAACAAGGCTTTAGGTGCAGAGGGTGCATTTAAGCTGGTTTCAGAGGCATGGAGTTTGTTATCAGATAAGACCAAGAGACTAGAATATAACCAGAAGAGGAGTGTGAAAGGCTTCCAACATAATACTCCCAACCGTGCTGGGCCTCCATCCGGTGCACCAAGTTCAAATGGTTATTATCATTATAAAAAGAATGCAACTTCAAATGCAAGGACTGGAAATAATAATGCTCGGGCACCTGCAACTTCGGTCCCTCCACAGAAAAAGGCTGAAACCTTTTGGACTATCTGTAATCGGTGCAGAACACATTATGAATATCTCAGGGTTTATTTGAATCACACCCTTCTATGTCCAAACTGTAATGAAGCTTTTGTGGCTGTAGAGAGGGGTCCTCCTCCCAATGTTTTCAAGCCATCAAGTTTGTCCTCCCATCAACAGCATCAGAGTTCTCGACGTCAAGCTGGAAGTAATAATACAAACCTTCAGTGGGGTTCTCACTCCAGAATGGCTGGTTTTGGTAGCACTGATGGATCGTCATCTGTTGCTGCTCAAGCTGCGAGTGTTGTGCAGAAGGCAAGTGAGAAAGTGAAGAGAGAGGGAGCACCATCAATTGCTGAATGGGAGAGGATTCAAATGTCTAAGAGGGCTGATGGCTCTTTTCATAAAGTTGAAAAACCtatgaagaaaatgaagacAGATGATATTCGCATTAATGGTTATGCAGGATATATGGCAAGTCATATGGCTACGGGACATGGAGCAGCAGGTTTGGGCAGTTCCTCTGAATCAGGAAAGGCCAACATCGAAACAGAAAGGATTTATGGGTTTTCAGGTCTTGCTGGAAAGCATTACAGCACGAGAGAGTTGCCATTGTTTGACTTACGAAACATGTTGATCAATAAGGCACAAAATGAAATTCGTAAGAAACTTGAAGAATGGAGGTTAACGGCTGAAGCTAAAGTTATCAACAAGGACAAAGAGAATAAGAGGCACAAAAATACATTGAATGACAAAACAACTGTTTCAGAGAAGTATCAACAGTCCAATGTTAATGGTAATAAGCATTTTGATATTGATTCTTTACCTGTCACGTCTGATGATACAGTTAAGAAGAGCCAAGCCTATGTTACAATCAATGTTCCAGATCCTGATTTTCACAATTTTGACTTGGATAGAGCTGAAAGTTCCTTTGCAGAGGACCAGGTATGGGCTgcttatgatgatgatgatggaatGCCTAGATATTATGCTAGAATTCACAAAGTGATCTCAATAGAGCCGTTTAGAATGCGGATCAGTTGGCTTAACTCTCGAAACAACAGTGAATTGGGCCCTATAGATTGGGTAGGTTCTGGTTTTTATAAAACTTGTGGGGATTTCAGGACCGGCAAGCATGAAGTAACTGaatcattaaattcattttcgcACAAGGTTAGGTGGACTAAAGGCACTAGAGGAGTTGTCCGCATCTTTCCGGGAAAGGGGGAGGTCTGGGCTCTTTATAGAAACTGGTCTCCTGATTGGAATGAACATACTCCAGATGAAGTGATACACAAGTATGACATGGTGGAGGTGCTTGATGATTTCAGTGAAGAGCAAGGTATATCAGTTACTCCCCTTGTTAAGGTTTCTGGCTTTAGGACAGTATTTCAAAGGCATAAGGACCAGAATGAGGTTAAGAGGATTCCTAAAGAGGAGATGTTTCGATTCTCTCACCAGGTTCCTAATCACTTGCTCACCGGCAAAGAAGCTCAGAATGCTCCAATGGGTTGTCGAGAGTTGGATCCAGCAGCTACTCCTTTAGACCTCCTTCAGACAGAAACAGAAGCTAATGAGTCAACAGGTAATAATGTTTAG